From the genome of Latilactobacillus curvatus JCM 1096 = DSM 20019:
GGCTGTTTATTACGGGACGGGCATTGTTTACGAACAATTCATGCCGAGATGAACGCCTTGACTCAATGCGCTAAGTTTGGTGTGCAGACGGAAGGGGCCGAAATTTATGTCACACATTTTCCATGTCTTCAGTGTACTAAATTAATTATTCAAGCTGGGATCAGTAAAATCCATTATCAAAAGGATTATCATAACGACGAATATGCGTATGAATTGATTGAAAAATCTAGTATTGAATTGGACCAAGTCGATTTAACGGCGAATGACGCCAACACCCTCGTTAACTTTTTGGAGAATGAACAAACTGCTGAGTGATTAAGAATAACTGGGTTTATCCAGTTATTTGTTTAGCAAGTTTAAATGCGTTATTACTAGGACAAGCACCACTTTTTTTTAGCTGTCTTTTGATAGTGTGTCTACTGCGACTGTGGTGCTTACGCCAACCAGCTGTGTTAATGGTCAGTGGACTGGTACTGTGTTTAGGCGGTTGCCATTTTTGGCTGGCACGGCGCACCTACGAACAGCCGGTTAGACCAAATAATCAAGTATATAAGATTCAACCCGATACGATCAAAGTGGCTGGCGATCAGATTCAATTAATGGCGCAGGGGCAGAATGATGACCAACGTGTTGTTTGCTACTATCGCTGCCAGAGTTCAGCGGAAAAACGCCGTTGGCAAACGACGAATCAGCCGTTATTATTAGCGGGTGATATTGAATTAGAGCGTATCCAAGGTGCTACTAACCGGAATGAGTTCGACTATGCGCGCTTTATGGGGCAGCAAAAGCATTGTTTTTATCAAGCAAATATAATTGACGGAACGGTCTTTAGACGCATTCCACCACAAGGTTGGCTAGATTGGTTCCACCAACGGCGCCAACAGGGGCTGATTTATCTCCGACAATTGCCACCAGCGTTGAGTTTTCATGCAGAGGCGTTGTTATGTGGTGTTCGAGAGTCAGATGGCCTGGCCTACCAGAATGTGTTAGGTCAATTGGGGATTATTCATTTATTGAGTTTATCCGGATTGCATGTATTCTACTTTGTGACAATCATTCGTCGATTGGCAACGCTGTGTCGAGTCCCGCGTGAATGGGTGAATGTTAGCTTGTTTTGTTTGCTACCCCTTTATGCGTTGTTTGTGGGGGGAGGCACGAGTATTACACGCGCTATCGGGCTGATCTTACTACGATTAATCTGCGAAGTAAGTCATTTTCAGCAATCGCGTTTAGATAGTTGGAGTTGGGTATTGCTGGTCAATCTTTTATGGCAGCCGTATTTATTAATCAGTATGGGGGGATTGCTGAGCTATCTGATGGCTTTTGGATTGATTTATCAGCGGCGCCATGGTACTTTTACAACGGCATTTTGGCTAGGCTTGTTAAGTTTACCGGTGTGCTTGCGGTTTAATTATCGTTGGCATATCTTGACGATTTTGATTAATGGGATTGTCGCGCCGATTTTCTTACCAGTCATGTTGGGTTTGATTATGGTAGCGATTTGCTTATGGCCTGTTAGTCATATGATAGTTTGGTTAGAAGAAGGCCTGCTAACGACGCTGTATAAAGGATTAGCTTGGATTGCAACGTTCCCATATGCGACAATTACTTTCGGTAAAATCCAGCTAATACCACTCTTTTTAATTGTGATAGGCACACTATGGTTGATGGCAAGTACTGGTCGGCGAGCAAAGTGGGGCTGGGGGGCTGTTATCAGCCTGTATGTCATTAGTTTTATTGGTATCCACTTTAATCCGGTTGGCCGCGTGATTATGTTTGATATCGGGCAAGGCGATAGCCTGTTGATTCAACAACCCTTCAATCGACATAACCTGTTAATTGACACCGGCGGCCGACTAGCTTTACCGCAAGAAAAGTGGCAACGGCGGCAAATTGTGAGTCGGGCGGAAAAAGTAACAGTTAATTACCTCTACAGCTGTGGCATTGATCATTTAGAGGCAATCGCATTATCGCATCAGGATGCTGATCATATAGGGGACTTAAATGAAATTATGCAACATATCCGAGTTAAACGGTTGATTTGTGCTGCGGGCTTACCGCAAAACCGGCAGTTTCAACGGCAAGTGCGGCCGCATCTTACAAAAGTTGCAATTGAGCCTTATTTGGCGGACCAACATTTTATGATTGGTCACCAACAAATCAATGTGTTAGCGCCAGTGGTGGCCGGACCAGGCGGGAATGCTGACTCACTCGTTTTGCAAACGCAAATTGGTGGTGCGAGTTGGTTATTTACTGGTGATTTAGAAAAAGCGGGTGAAGTGGCAATCGTTGATCGCTACCCACAATTACGCGTTGATTACCTAAAGGTGGGTCACCATGGCAGTCAAACGGCGAGTGATCCCCAGTCAATTGCGACGTGGCAGGTAAAAGGGGCGTTGATTTCTGCGGGACGCCATAATCGTTATGGTCATCCACATGCCGCAACGTTGCAGACTTTAAAACGTGCGAACGTCCCATTTTGGAATACGGCTGACTGTGGGATGCTGGAATGGCGCTATGGTTTTGGCCAAGTGCCAATGATTAAAACAACACTAAAGGATTGTGACTAAATGAAGACAGAACAACTAAAAACAGCACTGAATCGAGGAACGTTTGCACCGGTGTATCTCGTATTAGGACAAGAGTCAGCGCTGATTGAAGAGGTTAGAGCGTTATTTAAAGCAACGCTTTCGACAGAAGAAATGACGATGAACTTTGCGAGTTATGATCTCGCCCAGACGGAGGTGGCGCGGGCATTAGAAGATGCGGAATCGGCCCCCTTTTTCGGTGAGCGACGAATTGTTTTTATGCAGAATCCATTCTTCTTAACAGGTGAAAAAGTTAAAACTAAACTTGATCATGATTTAAAAGGATTCCAAGCTTATTTAGAACAGCCACAACCGACAACGGCACTCGTTATCTTCGCGCCATACGCGAAGTTGGATGAACGCAAGAAGATTGTTAAACAACTGAAGAAGATGGCAACTGTCATTGACGTTCAAAAGATTAATGAGCGCCAGGTCCAGCAGTTAGTGACAGCGCAACTGCAAAGTGAACAAGTCACGATTGAACCAGCGGCAATGACGTTATTGTTAAGCAAGACTAATGGTGATTACAGTCAGATTATGGCTGAATTACCCAAATTACTGCTTTACGCGCAACAAAGCCGGGTGATTACTGAAACGGCCGTTAGTGCATTAGTGGCAAGTAGTATTGAAGATAATGTTTTTGAATTGGTGCCGTTAGTTTTACAAAAAAAGGTCGGTCCGGTTTTAGAGATGTATCACGATTTATTGCTACAAAAAGAAGAACCGCTGAAAATTAACGCCATCTTGTTGGGCCAATTTCGCTTGTTACTCCAAGTGAAAATTCTTTTTGAAAAAGGGTATAGCCAAGGTAATTTGGCGAGCGTCTTAAAAATTCACCCATACCGCATCAAATTAGCATTGCAACAAATTCGGCACTTTTCTAAGGCGACGCTTGCCCAAGCCTATCTAGGTTTAGAGGGCATTGAAGAAAAAATAAAGACTGGGCAAGGTGAAGCAACCTTATTGTTTGAACTGTTTATGTTACAATTTGCGACAGATGATGTTGCTTAAAGCAAAAAAAGCCCCCACAAACCAAATGGTTGTGGGGGCTTTTTTGTGGTTAAATTATTTAGCCATCATTTTGTTTAAGCGTGACTTGTCACGGCCAGCTTTGTTGGCATGGATTAAGCCTTTTGTTGAGGCCATATCGATTGCGCGTGTAGCAGCTTTCAATAGGTCTGCAGCTTCTTCGTTGCCTGCTGTTTTAGCAGCTTTGAACTTTTTGATTGCTGAACGCATTGTGCTTAATTGAGAAGCGTTACGTTGG
Proteins encoded in this window:
- a CDS encoding ComE operon protein 2: MSEKRMPWNQYFMLQSVLLSMRSTCPRLFVGALVVRNRRIIAGGYNGSVAHESHCIDVGCLLRDGHCLRTIHAEMNALTQCAKFGVQTEGAEIYVTHFPCLQCTKLIIQAGISKIHYQKDYHNDEYAYELIEKSSIELDQVDLTANDANTLVNFLENEQTAE
- a CDS encoding DNA internalization-related competence protein ComEC/Rec2, with product MVSGLVLCLGGCHFWLARRTYEQPVRPNNQVYKIQPDTIKVAGDQIQLMAQGQNDDQRVVCYYRCQSSAEKRRWQTTNQPLLLAGDIELERIQGATNRNEFDYARFMGQQKHCFYQANIIDGTVFRRIPPQGWLDWFHQRRQQGLIYLRQLPPALSFHAEALLCGVRESDGLAYQNVLGQLGIIHLLSLSGLHVFYFVTIIRRLATLCRVPREWVNVSLFCLLPLYALFVGGGTSITRAIGLILLRLICEVSHFQQSRLDSWSWVLLVNLLWQPYLLISMGGLLSYLMAFGLIYQRRHGTFTTAFWLGLLSLPVCLRFNYRWHILTILINGIVAPIFLPVMLGLIMVAICLWPVSHMIVWLEEGLLTTLYKGLAWIATFPYATITFGKIQLIPLFLIVIGTLWLMASTGRRAKWGWGAVISLYVISFIGIHFNPVGRVIMFDIGQGDSLLIQQPFNRHNLLIDTGGRLALPQEKWQRRQIVSRAEKVTVNYLYSCGIDHLEAIALSHQDADHIGDLNEIMQHIRVKRLICAAGLPQNRQFQRQVRPHLTKVAIEPYLADQHFMIGHQQINVLAPVVAGPGGNADSLVLQTQIGGASWLFTGDLEKAGEVAIVDRYPQLRVDYLKVGHHGSQTASDPQSIATWQVKGALISAGRHNRYGHPHAATLQTLKRANVPFWNTADCGMLEWRYGFGQVPMIKTTLKDCD
- the holA gene encoding DNA polymerase III subunit delta: MKTEQLKTALNRGTFAPVYLVLGQESALIEEVRALFKATLSTEEMTMNFASYDLAQTEVARALEDAESAPFFGERRIVFMQNPFFLTGEKVKTKLDHDLKGFQAYLEQPQPTTALVIFAPYAKLDERKKIVKQLKKMATVIDVQKINERQVQQLVTAQLQSEQVTIEPAAMTLLLSKTNGDYSQIMAELPKLLLYAQQSRVITETAVSALVASSIEDNVFELVPLVLQKKVGPVLEMYHDLLLQKEEPLKINAILLGQFRLLLQVKILFEKGYSQGNLASVLKIHPYRIKLALQQIRHFSKATLAQAYLGLEGIEEKIKTGQGEATLLFELFMLQFATDDVA
- the rpsT gene encoding 30S ribosomal protein S20, giving the protein MPQIKSAMKRVKTIEKANQRNASQLSTMRSAIKKFKAAKTAGNEEAADLLKAATRAIDMASTKGLIHANKAGRDKSRLNKMMAK